GCGATGACCGGTTGTTTGACGGGTACCGTCGCGTATTTCTGGGCGGTGCGGAGGTAGGGCGCGGTGACGGTTCCGTAGCGGAACGGGCCTGCGGTGAGCCGCGGCAATTGCCGAGTGTGTCCGTCCGCGAAGGGAATTACCGCGCCGTCGGGGCTCAGATTGGACAGGCCCGCCAGGGGATAGGTGGCGAAACTGGGTTTGCTCTGCTCACCGTCGGTGACGACCGGCGAACCGAGCGATTCCAGCTGTGCGATGGTTTCCCGCACCGCCGTGTCGTAGAGTTCGGCGAGGGCGTCGTCGTCGATCTTTCCGGCGGCGTGGTCCCGAATACCGTTGAGCAACTGCGTCGGTCGCGGAATGCTCCCGATGGGTTCGGTCGGTAATGACATGTGCGTACTCCCCTCGACGCGAAACAGACATGACAGAATGCAGGAACCGAAGAAGTGGCCTGCCGGTGATTGCGGAACGTCGCGACGCCCGATAATCGTAGCAGGGAACGGGTTCCGTGGTTCGCGCTTTCCGGGAACGGAGCAATTTCTCGGAAATCGTTGAATGTCATGACAACTGAGCGCCGAGGCGCCCGCCACTCATCCCCTAGCGGCGAGCGTCCGTCCCTTGGGCTCCTCCCATTCTTCCTGACGGCCGAGCGCGGTGAGGTCGAGCAGGTGCAGGCCCGGCATCATCACCTCGACGCCGCGGCCGAAGGTCGAGTAGGTGTGGAAGACCTCGTCGCCCTCGCGCAGGAAGCAGCTGATGCCCTCGCGATCGCCGGAGTAGTCGTCGAGCAGCCAGGCGTCCTTCGTGGCCCGCAGTTCCTCGCCGTGGCGGTAGTTGTAGGTGGGGGGTACCGCGGGGTCGAACGAGACGTGGAAGTCGTAGTTGAATTCGCTGTCGGCGGAGGAGTACCAGGGGAACGGCCAGCCCCGGGCCGCGCGGACCTCCCGCACCTTCGGGTAGGGCGCGCGCGAGACCGCGGCGAATGTCGTGTCCAGCTTGTGCAGATGGGACAGGATGGTGTCGGTGACCATGCCCGCCATGTAGGAGCAGCTGCCGCAGGGCTGCTCCATCGTCGGGTCGAGCATGAGGTGCTGGACGATGAGTTGCGCCCTGCCCTCGAACAGTTCGGCCAGGCCGACCTCGCCGCCGGGTCCGGTGAAGCGATAGTTCTTGTCGATGCGCACCATCGGCAGCCGCCGCCGGTCGGCGTTGAGCGCGTCGATGGTCTTGGTGAGCTCTTTCTCCTTGCGCAGCAATTCTTTTCGTGCGGCCAGCCACTCGGCGGGTGACACGACACGGGGACCGTTCATCTTCCCATCCTTTCCGACTTGCCTGATAAATTTCGTGATGCAAGTACCTTATCGCTGGTTATCCGGCCAGTTCGGTCGATTCGATCGATCCGACGACGGCCGGGGCCCGGCGGAGCAGCCCGAGCGAGATCAGCACGATGACGGTCACGGTGATCGCGACATTGGCCGCGACGGCGAGGTGAATGCCGGTGAGCAGCACGGCCTGTCCGGCGGCGATGGCGCTGAGCACCGGGATGCCGACGGTGATGCCGATCTGCTGGGTCAGCGTGGCGAGGCCGGTGGCCAGGCCCTGCTCGGAGTCGGGCAGGCCGGTGGTCGCGGTGACCATGAAGGACGCGATCGCGGTGACGTGCCCGAAGAATCCGATGAACAGCGCGGGCATGAGAACCCACAGCCACAGCGTGCTCGGGCCGAGCACCATCAGCGGAGCGGTGAAGCCGGTCTGCACGATCAGGCCCACGGTCAGCACCCGCGCCGGGCCGTAGCGGCCGATGAAGCGGCCCGCGATGATACCGGCGACCACCGAGGCGAGGCCGGGCACGCCGAACAGCAGGCCGGTGGTCAGCGCCGAGAAGTGCAGGACGTCTTGCAGATACAGCGTCATCAGGAAGATCAGGCCGCTCTCCATCGAGAACACGATCAGGCCCGCGAGATTGCCCCACTTGACGGTGGGGCGGTTCAGGATGCTCACGGCGGCCAGCGGCGCGGGCGCCTTGCGCTCGATCAGCCAGAACACCACGAGCAGCAGCACGCCCGCGATGAGCGCGTACACGTTGTGGTTCACCACGCCGAAGGAGAACGACAGCAGGCCGAGGGTGACCGTGATCGCGCCCGGCACATCGAGTTTGACGCCGGTCGAGGCCCGGCTCGGGCTCACGACGAACGGCGTGACCGCCAGAATGATCAGTGCGACAGGCACATTGATCAGCAGCGCCCAGCGCCAGCTCAACCCGGTCACCAGGGTGCCGCCGACCAGCGCGCCCACGGTGAACCCGCCGGACAGCAGCGCGCCGTTGAGGCCGAGCACCCGCGCCCGCTGGCTCTCGTCGCTGAAGGAGGTCACCAGCAGCGACAGTGCGGCGGGGGTGGCGATCGCCGTGGCGAAGCCCTGAAGCGTTCGGGCGGTGAGCAATTCGACCGGGTTGGTGGCGAACCCGCCGATCAGCGAGGCGGCGGCGAGCAGGGTGATGCCGATCAGGAACATCCGGCGGCGGCCGAACAGGTCGGCGATGCGGCCGAACAGCAGGGTGAACCCGGCCGCCGGGAGCGCGTAGGCCGTGAGAATCCACGGCAGGGCGGACAACCCGAGGCCGACACCCGCGCCCACCCGGGGGAGCGCGACATTGAGGATCGAATAGTCGACAGAGAGCATGAACTGGGCACCGAGCAGGAGTAGGACGATCAGCCGCTGTCGGCCGGTGATCGTCGTCGGCGCGTTTGCCGTCGTCGCCATGACGCTGTATTCCCTCTTTCCGGGGCGAGGTCAGTTCGTGGGGAGGTCGCGGATGGGGTGGGCGGCGGGCACGCGGCCCCGGGGTTCCTCCCAGTCCTCCTGGCGGCCGAGCGCGGTCAGATCCAGCAGGCGCAGGCCGGGCATCATGACCTCGACGCCGCGGCCGAAGGTGGAGTAGGTGTGGAAGGCTTGCTCGCCGTCGCGCAGGAAACAGCTGATGCCGGGCTGTTCGCCGGAGAAGTCGAGCATCCACTCGAAACCGGTGGCGGCCAGCTCGTCCGCGTCGCGGAAGTTGTAGTTGGCCGGTTGCACCGCCGGATCGAGGGTGACGTGGAAGTCGTAGTTGAAATCGCTGCCGTAGGAGGAATACCAGGGGAACCGCCAGCCCTTGGCGTCGCGCAGCGCCCGCACCTTCGGGTACGGCGCGCGCGACACCGCGGCGAATGCGGTGTCCAGCTCGGCGAGATGGTTGCGCACGGTGTCGGTGGCCGCCTCGGCCATATAGGTGCAGCTGCCGCAGACGTGGTCCTTCGCCGGGTCGAGCATGAAGTGCTGGACGATGAGCTGCTGTTTGCCGTCGAACAGATCGAGCAGGCCGACCTCGCCGTCCGGGCCGGTGAAGCGGTAGTCCTTGTCGATGCGCACCATCGGCAGCCGCCGCCGGTCGGCGTTGAGCGCATCGATGGCCTTGGTGAGCTCTTTCTCCTTGCGCAGCAATTCTTTTCGTGCGGCCAGCCACTCGGCGGGCGACACCACCTGTGGACCGTTCATCGGCCTCCCCATTCCTCCTGGCTTGCGTGATGCAAGTACCATAGGTCAGTGACTCGCATCACGCAAGCTTCTCGTTTGCGGTACCGTCCAGCGCCACGGTGACCGGCTCGGGGCCGACCAGGGCGGGTCGGCGCGGCCTGCTCCACCGGCGCATCATCGGCTCCTCGACGCGGCTGTGCAGCAACCATCCGGCCAGTAGCGTGAGCGCGCACAGCCCGATGAGCACCAGCACCCCGACCGCGGTCGGGAAGAGCGAATCGCCGAACAGTCGGCGCACATAGAACAGGGTCACGCCCTGGCAGAGGTAGAAGGCGTAGGATACCTCGCCGAGCCGGACCATGACCCGCCCGCCGAATACGGTGCGCCGACCGCGGGCGTCCCGGTCGGCGACGGTGGCGATGAGCACGCCGATCGGCACGATCGTGGAGACGATGAAGCCGTAGGAGACCGGCATGTACAGCGCGGCCGTGTAGCCCGCCAGCAGCAGCAGCGCGGCCGGGACGAGGCCGATCCGGGGCCACCGGCCCGCCCGCACCAGCAGCGCCAGCACTGCCCCGAGCACGAACTCGAACAGGCGGTTGACCGGGAAGGAGTAGCCGAACCACATCTGCATGTCCGGGATCGGGTACTCCGGGGCGCGGGCCGTGCCGGGAATCAGGAACTGGTTGATCAGCTGCACGACGACCGTGCCGACGACCATCGCGGTGGCCCAGAACCACAACCGCCGCACCGGGATTCGCCGCAGCGGCCCGATCAGCAGCGGGAAGCACAGATAGAACAGCATCTCGCTGCACAGCGACCAGCTCGGCGGGTTGCCGCTGAGGCTGATGGTGGGCTGGGGGAAATAGCCGTGCAACAGCAGCAGATTGGTGAACCAGGCGAGGGGCCCGCCGCTGGCCCACGCGAACAGCAGCAGGCACACCGCCCACGTGACCACGTGATTGGGATAGATCTTGACTATCCGTCGCCGCAGGAAGGCGCGTGCCGGTTCACCGGGACGGCTGGACCAGGTGAGCACGAAACCGCTGAGCACGAAGAAGAACGACACGCCCATCGGGCCGCCGTGCCCGAGGACGAACGCGTAGTCGGCCGCGACCCGCTTGTCGGCGAACGGGGTCACCGGGCCGAAGGGCGGCAGCGGCGAGCTGGCCAGGCTGGAGTGGAACAGGAAGACCGACAGTGCGGCCAGGAAGCGCAGGCCGGTGAGCGAGGGCAACCTGCTGCCGCGGTCCGGCGGCGTCGCGATGGATGACATGTGCTGGCCCCCTGATGATCTGGTGGCAGACGGGCGGCCCCGGTCACCCGGCGCGGGCCGGGCGGCCGGAGCCGCGGGGATTCAGATGTAGTAGGTGTTGGGTTCCTGGCCGCACAGCACCCGGCCGTAGACCTCGGCGTTGACGTCCGGGATCAACATCGCGTGCAGGCTGAAGGTCCGCAGGTCGTTGACGAACCGCTGGATCGGCACCCGCAGGTAGGCCGAGGAGCCGCCGCTGTTGGCGGCGAGGATGTCGGCCGCCTCGTTGGCCAGGCGCACCGCCGCGCCCTCGTCCCCGCGGACCCGACCGCGCTCGAGCATCGACCAGGCGTCGCCGGAGGCGCACTTGCGGTCGACCACGTCGGCCAGCCGGTGCGCGTGGAACTCCGCCTCGTCGACCTTCATGACCGCCTCGGCGATCCGCAGGTGGGTCACCGGCGCCTCGGCCATGCTCGGGTACAGCGTGTAGGTGACCTTGCGGCCGGGCAGGCGCTCGAGGAACGCGTCCCGGATCGCCTTGGCGATGCCGGTGGCGACGCCGACCGTGGCCGCCGACCCCATCGAGATCAACGGCGCCCGGTACATCGCGACATCGGCGTTGAGTTTCGAGGCCGACTGGGCGCCCACCACCGCGGGCGCCGGCAGCAGGCGCTCCTGCGGGATGAACAGATCCTTCGCGATGACGCCGACGCTGCCCGACGAGCGCAGGCCGGTGGTGTGCCAGTCGTCGCGAATCTCCAACTCCGACAACCGAACCGGGCTCATCACCGGGTACGGCTCCCCGGCCGGGTCGAGGACGACGGCCGCGACCTGCTGGTAGCGGCTGCTCAGCGCGCCGCTGATGCACGGCCACTCGCCGTTGACCACGACGCCGCCGTCGGCCGGGACGGCGATCGCGGTCCCGGGCCCGATGGTGGTGCAGACCTGCGCGTCGGGATCGTCGAACACCTCGGCCTGCACCTCGTCCGGGAACAGGCCCACGCCCCAGGAGGCGACCCAGTGGCAGGCCACGACCCAGGCCGCGGACCCGTCGATCTGGGCGATGGCGTCGGCCACGTCGACCATGGTCCGCGCGTCGCTCTCGTATCCGCCGTAGCGCTGCGGGATACGCATCCGGAACATGCCCGCATCGGTGAGTGCCTTGACCGTCTCCTCGTGCAACCGGCGATGCTCGGTCGACCATTCGATGTTGGCCCGCAGCACGGGCGCAATATCGGACACTCGCTGCACCAATTCTTCCCTGGACGGAACGGCGACAGTTGACATGTCCTCTCCTAACTCGGGATTTGTGTGAATCAATCGAAATCCACTGACCAGAGTCACAGAGCGGGAACCCTCGGCGCCTCTTCCATTGTGCTTTTGTATTTCAGACGAAGAACGTGTCGAACCGGTCGATTACCGCCTGCGGCCGCTCGTCGACGAAATAATGGCCGGCGTCCGGCAGGACCGCGATCTCGACATCGGTCCCCTGGTTGGGCAGGGTCGCCTGCATCGCCTCGG
The Nocardia terpenica genome window above contains:
- a CDS encoding DUF899 domain-containing protein: MNGPRVVSPAEWLAARKELLRKEKELTKTIDALNADRRRLPMVRIDKNYRFTGPGGEVGLAELFEGRAQLIVQHLMLDPTMEQPCGSCSYMAGMVTDTILSHLHKLDTTFAAVSRAPYPKVREVRAARGWPFPWYSSADSEFNYDFHVSFDPAVPPTYNYRHGEELRATKDAWLLDDYSGDREGISCFLREGDEVFHTYSTFGRGVEVMMPGLHLLDLTALGRQEEWEEPKGRTLAARG
- a CDS encoding MFS transporter, whose product is MATTANAPTTITGRQRLIVLLLLGAQFMLSVDYSILNVALPRVGAGVGLGLSALPWILTAYALPAAGFTLLFGRIADLFGRRRMFLIGITLLAAASLIGGFATNPVELLTARTLQGFATAIATPAALSLLVTSFSDESQRARVLGLNGALLSGGFTVGALVGGTLVTGLSWRWALLINVPVALIILAVTPFVVSPSRASTGVKLDVPGAITVTLGLLSFSFGVVNHNVYALIAGVLLLVVFWLIERKAPAPLAAVSILNRPTVKWGNLAGLIVFSMESGLIFLMTLYLQDVLHFSALTTGLLFGVPGLASVVAGIIAGRFIGRYGPARVLTVGLIVQTGFTAPLMVLGPSTLWLWVLMPALFIGFFGHVTAIASFMVTATTGLPDSEQGLATGLATLTQQIGITVGIPVLSAIAAGQAVLLTGIHLAVAANVAITVTVIVLISLGLLRRAPAVVGSIESTELAG
- a CDS encoding DUF899 domain-containing protein; amino-acid sequence: MNGPQVVSPAEWLAARKELLRKEKELTKAIDALNADRRRLPMVRIDKDYRFTGPDGEVGLLDLFDGKQQLIVQHFMLDPAKDHVCGSCTYMAEAATDTVRNHLAELDTAFAAVSRAPYPKVRALRDAKGWRFPWYSSYGSDFNYDFHVTLDPAVQPANYNFRDADELAATGFEWMLDFSGEQPGISCFLRDGEQAFHTYSTFGRGVEVMMPGLRLLDLTALGRQEDWEEPRGRVPAAHPIRDLPTN
- a CDS encoding acyltransferase family protein, which translates into the protein MSSIATPPDRGSRLPSLTGLRFLAALSVFLFHSSLASSPLPPFGPVTPFADKRVAADYAFVLGHGGPMGVSFFFVLSGFVLTWSSRPGEPARAFLRRRIVKIYPNHVVTWAVCLLLFAWASGGPLAWFTNLLLLHGYFPQPTISLSGNPPSWSLCSEMLFYLCFPLLIGPLRRIPVRRLWFWATAMVVGTVVVQLINQFLIPGTARAPEYPIPDMQMWFGYSFPVNRLFEFVLGAVLALLVRAGRWPRIGLVPAALLLLAGYTAALYMPVSYGFIVSTIVPIGVLIATVADRDARGRRTVFGGRVMVRLGEVSYAFYLCQGVTLFYVRRLFGDSLFPTAVGVLVLIGLCALTLLAGWLLHSRVEEPMMRRWSRPRRPALVGPEPVTVALDGTANEKLA
- a CDS encoding acyl-CoA dehydrogenase family protein, producing the protein MSTVAVPSREELVQRVSDIAPVLRANIEWSTEHRRLHEETVKALTDAGMFRMRIPQRYGGYESDARTMVDVADAIAQIDGSAAWVVACHWVASWGVGLFPDEVQAEVFDDPDAQVCTTIGPGTAIAVPADGGVVVNGEWPCISGALSSRYQQVAAVVLDPAGEPYPVMSPVRLSELEIRDDWHTTGLRSSGSVGVIAKDLFIPQERLLPAPAVVGAQSASKLNADVAMYRAPLISMGSAATVGVATGIAKAIRDAFLERLPGRKVTYTLYPSMAEAPVTHLRIAEAVMKVDEAEFHAHRLADVVDRKCASGDAWSMLERGRVRGDEGAAVRLANEAADILAANSGGSSAYLRVPIQRFVNDLRTFSLHAMLIPDVNAEVYGRVLCGQEPNTYYI